AAGGAGGCCAGGGCGCGGGCCAGTTCCGGCTGCTCCAGACCGACGCTGCGCGCCACCGCCACCGCCGCCAGGGCGTTGGCGACGTTGTGCTGACCGGGGATGGGGACTTCTAAAGTTCCCAGCTCGCCGGCCTCGGAATCCACCACCTTGAAGCGGGTGCCCCAGGGCAGGCTTTCGAGCTCAGCAGCCGACAGGTCCGCCTGGGGCGTCAGGCCGTAGGTCAGCACGCGCCGGTCCGCCAGCCGCGGGAGGATGCGCTGGATGTTGGGGTCGTCCAGGCACAGCACCACGCGGCCGAAGAAGGGCACCCGGCGGGCGAAGGTGATGAAGGCTTCCTCGATCTCCGCCAGGTCGCGGTAGGTGTCCAGGTGGTCACTGTCGATGGAGGTGATCACCGCCACGATGGGGGAGAGGCGCAGGAAGCTGCGGTCGTATTCGTCCGCCTCCGCCACCATCAGGTCGCTGCGCCCCAGCCGGGCGCCGGTGCCGGTGACCCGCAGTCGTCCGCCGACGATCACCGTCGGGTCGAGGCCGGTTTCCGTCAGCAGAGTGCCGATGAGGGAGGTGGTGGTGGTCTTGCCGTGGGTGCCAGCGACAGCGATGCCGTACTTGAGCCGCATCAGCTCCCCGAGCATCTCCGCCCGGCCGACCACGGTGATGCCCTGGCGGCGGGCTTCCATAAGCTCCGGATTGTCCGCCGGAATCGCCGAGGACACGACCACCAGGTCGGCGCCCTCCACGTGCTCGGGGTCGTGGCCGTGACGCACGTCGATGCCCAGCCGGCTCAGGCGCTGGGTGGTCTCGTTGTCCGCCTGGTCCGAGCCGGTGACCGTGAAGTCGTACTCCAGCAGCACCTCGGCGATGCTCGACATGCCGGCGCCGCCGATGCCGACGAAATGCACTCGGGAGAGGCCGGAGAAGCGTTGGAACATCATGGTCATGATGCTTCCCCCGGACCTTCGTGGCTCGCCGAGCCTTGGAGGCCTGCCAGCGCTTCCAGCCGGTCGGCGATGTCGGAGGAAGCTTCCGG
This Acidobacteriota bacterium DNA region includes the following protein-coding sequences:
- the murC gene encoding UDP-N-acetylmuramate--L-alanine ligase — its product is MTMMFQRFSGLSRVHFVGIGGAGMSSIAEVLLEYDFTVTGSDQADNETTQRLSRLGIDVRHGHDPEHVEGADLVVVSSAIPADNPELMEARRQGITVVGRAEMLGELMRLKYGIAVAGTHGKTTTTSLIGTLLTETGLDPTVIVGGRLRVTGTGARLGRSDLMVAEADEYDRSFLRLSPIVAVITSIDSDHLDTYRDLAEIEEAFITFARRVPFFGRVVLCLDDPNIQRILPRLADRRVLTYGLTPQADLSAAELESLPWGTRFKVVDSEAGELGTLEVPIPGQHNVANALAAVAVARSVGLEQPELARALASFGGVHRRFEQVGSWHGARVVDDYAHHPTEVAAALKAARQVSGSGRVIAIFQPHLYSRTAALAEDFGRALLAADRVLVTDVYGSREEPVEGVTGELVVSAARRSGHRQVEHCPTWQEAPERLAQTVQEGDLVITLGAGDVYRLAAQLAEAPTPEVPA